The following proteins are co-located in the Tachysurus vachellii isolate PV-2020 chromosome 19, HZAU_Pvac_v1, whole genome shotgun sequence genome:
- the ppp1r3da gene encoding protein phosphatase 1, regulatory subunit 3Da isoform X1 — MVRRYGVENHCRTLDMACSTTHSQDETSSGESDDELFFVGVSGVSKQVSPLKLRDKTWSNPKEERKPVKICPPSTTPPQLRPTGRSFSCEPPPKPIIQRRAQSLPSPSERRRLSRRIGVRFVDSLGMNLENVKVFRSGEDPFVPEHVLFRLLMNAELAANKSLEISLPYLKPVFPEQPGDCSNFLERLCNQQVCLERVLCYEPGIIGIVQVVNLAFEKEVIIRYSFTNWKSCADTKASWVANKYMEGLSSGCSCDSFRFHLPVPPFILHPGAVLEFAICYKVQGTQFWDNNEGQNYKLVCQSYKIPVPKECEDSMIHFV, encoded by the exons ATGGTGAGACGATATG GTGTAGAAAATCACTGTCGTACTTTGGATATGGCTTGTTCTACAACACACAGCCAGGACGAAACATCCTCAGGGGAATCGGATGATGAGCTATTTTTTGTTGGGGTGTCTGGTGTCTCAAAGCAAGTTTCCCCTCTGAAGCTTAGAGACAAAACTTGGTCAAACcccaaagaagaaagaaagcctGTGAAAATTTGTCCACCTAGTACCACACCGCCGCAGCTGAGGCCAACAGGACGTAGTTTCTCATGTGAACCTCCTCCCAAACCCATCATCCAGAGACGGGCCCAGTCTCTACCGTCACCTTCAGAAAGGCGAAGACTCAGTCGTAGAATCGGTGTCCGATTTGTGGACTCACTGGGCATGAACTTAGAAAACGTTAAGGTTTTCAGAAGTGGAGAAGATCCATTTGTACCAGAACATGTTCTCTTTAGACTTTTAATGAATGCAGAACTAGCAGCCAACAAGAGCTTGGAGATTTCCCTACCATATTTGAAACCTGTGTTCCCTGAGCAACCTGGAGACTGTTCAAATTTCCTGGAACGTTTGTGTAACCAGCAAGTGTGCTTGGAACGTGTTTTATGTTATGAGCCAGGCATCATTGGGATCGTCCAAGTGGTTAACCTGGCCTTTGAAAAAGAGGTTATCATTCGTTATTCTTTCACAAATTGGAAGAGTTGTGCTGACACCAAGGCTTCATGGGTTGCCAATAAATACATGGAAGGCCTTTCCAGTGGATGTAGCTGTGACAGTTTTCGGTTCCATCTTCCTGTTCCACCATTCATCTTACACCCTGGAGCAGTGTTGGAGTTTGCAATCTGTTATAAAGTGCAGGGCACTCAGTTTTGGGACAACAATGAGGGACAAAATTACAAGTTGGTCTGCCAGAGCTACAAAATCCCTGTGCCTAAAGAATGTGAAGACAGCATGATACATTTTGTCTGA
- the ppp1r3da gene encoding protein phosphatase 1, regulatory subunit 3Da isoform X2, with protein sequence MACSTTHSQDETSSGESDDELFFVGVSGVSKQVSPLKLRDKTWSNPKEERKPVKICPPSTTPPQLRPTGRSFSCEPPPKPIIQRRAQSLPSPSERRRLSRRIGVRFVDSLGMNLENVKVFRSGEDPFVPEHVLFRLLMNAELAANKSLEISLPYLKPVFPEQPGDCSNFLERLCNQQVCLERVLCYEPGIIGIVQVVNLAFEKEVIIRYSFTNWKSCADTKASWVANKYMEGLSSGCSCDSFRFHLPVPPFILHPGAVLEFAICYKVQGTQFWDNNEGQNYKLVCQSYKIPVPKECEDSMIHFV encoded by the coding sequence ATGGCTTGTTCTACAACACACAGCCAGGACGAAACATCCTCAGGGGAATCGGATGATGAGCTATTTTTTGTTGGGGTGTCTGGTGTCTCAAAGCAAGTTTCCCCTCTGAAGCTTAGAGACAAAACTTGGTCAAACcccaaagaagaaagaaagcctGTGAAAATTTGTCCACCTAGTACCACACCGCCGCAGCTGAGGCCAACAGGACGTAGTTTCTCATGTGAACCTCCTCCCAAACCCATCATCCAGAGACGGGCCCAGTCTCTACCGTCACCTTCAGAAAGGCGAAGACTCAGTCGTAGAATCGGTGTCCGATTTGTGGACTCACTGGGCATGAACTTAGAAAACGTTAAGGTTTTCAGAAGTGGAGAAGATCCATTTGTACCAGAACATGTTCTCTTTAGACTTTTAATGAATGCAGAACTAGCAGCCAACAAGAGCTTGGAGATTTCCCTACCATATTTGAAACCTGTGTTCCCTGAGCAACCTGGAGACTGTTCAAATTTCCTGGAACGTTTGTGTAACCAGCAAGTGTGCTTGGAACGTGTTTTATGTTATGAGCCAGGCATCATTGGGATCGTCCAAGTGGTTAACCTGGCCTTTGAAAAAGAGGTTATCATTCGTTATTCTTTCACAAATTGGAAGAGTTGTGCTGACACCAAGGCTTCATGGGTTGCCAATAAATACATGGAAGGCCTTTCCAGTGGATGTAGCTGTGACAGTTTTCGGTTCCATCTTCCTGTTCCACCATTCATCTTACACCCTGGAGCAGTGTTGGAGTTTGCAATCTGTTATAAAGTGCAGGGCACTCAGTTTTGGGACAACAATGAGGGACAAAATTACAAGTTGGTCTGCCAGAGCTACAAAATCCCTGTGCCTAAAGAATGTGAAGACAGCATGATACATTTTGTCTGA
- the fam217ba gene encoding uncharacterized protein fam217ba, which yields MGPILQERTTSTILKRVPVKEKVRVKNTENTAVVTSNNQTGDKKVIQNQNPQKKSSVHKNVISGQDKDPLPRAEINGQHRNRTKHVKSPNTGTYKLLHTQFEADIRYPRSKPSPSECAEKRPKVPQQFPCCSGVEMNYAAREKSRRALSLPLAPHQIRLPENVLDLESLRLLNHKEDDTDSASDLSDSERLPVLPSPCTPPQLNLRAEIVDSVDLHPHIPGPRTVQTESDSYNYPDFLPPPFNTWSLRQLAIFLNTEGKRAPRPKPVGQLEMFLERLLQLEWYQIQTIQNESSQPMATYVRSKGRAPSGPQIASLSRPHTAPPSRLSSPKSMRQGQRPFPLAPLSSLGSPSSCQISRCLYCHVRSPLCNGICSSYTYQRHSRLSPLLERKTTPTITHKRSNSESRASASDNKAMGRPQYPVSPKSPKKQMEVAGNLQKVSQELSMKSKRQPSVWKGHSGQVAEAEGHKDSPVGTRNALDKRVVTANKRDFRLSGKREQKEVQQTEVGSSGAVPGVKRMVSDDNGIKGARADRKLKKCPLIQVKQLQ from the exons ATGGGACCCATTCTACAGGAAAGGACAACATCCACGATCCTGAAGAGGGTCCCAGTTAAAGAGAAGGTTAGagtaaaaaatacagaaaatactgCAGTTGTGACCAG CAACAATCAAACCGGAGACAAAAAAGTCATTCAGAACCAGAACCCACAGAAGAAAAGCTCGGTGCATAAGAATGTCATTTCCGGGCAGGACAAGGATCCTTTACCCAGAGCTGAAATT AATGGCCAGCACAGGAACCGAACAAAGCATGTCAAGAGTCCTAACACTGGCACATACAAGTTGCTTCA CACACAGTTTGAAGCTGATATAAGGTATCCAAGGTCCAAGCCATCTCCATCAGAATGTGCAGAGAAGAGGCCGAAAGTGCCGCAACAGTTCCCATGCTGCAGTGGGGTTGAGATGAACTATGCAGCCCGAGAAAAGAGCCGGCGTGCTTTGTCACTTCCGCTGGCTCCTCATCAGATCCGCTTGCCTGAAAATGTCCTAGACCTTGAGTCCCTGCGCCTCCTGAACCACAAAGAGGATGACACAGACAGTGCTAGTGACCTGTCCGATTCAGAGAGGCTCCCTGTGCTGCCTTCTCCCTGCACCCCTCCTCAGCTCAATCTCAGAGCAGAAATTGTTGACTCAGTAGATCTGCATCCACATATCCCAGGCCCCaggacagtgcagacagaaagTGATAGCTACAATTATCCTGATTTCCTACCTCCACCTTTTAACACCTGGAGCCTGAGGCAACTTGCCATCTTCTTGAACACGGAAGGGAAACGTGCACCGCGTCCAAAACCGGTTGGCCAGCTGGAGATGTTTCTGGAACGTCTGCTGCAGCTAGAGTGGTATCAGATCCAGACCATTCAGAATGAGAGCAGCCAACCCATGGCAACCTATGTACGTTCTAAAGGTCGTGCCCCTAGTGGTCCACAAATAGCCAGCCTTTCTCGGCCTCATACAGCACCTCCATCACGCCTTAGCTCCCCAAAAAGCATGCGTCAGGGTCAGCGCCCTTTCCCTCTTGCTCCTCTGTCATCCCTGGGAAGCCCATCATCATGCCAGATCTCTCGCTGCCTCTACTGCCACGTACGCTCCCCGCTTTGCAATGGCATCTGTTCTTCATATACCTACCAGCGACATTCCCGTCTCAGCCCACTGCTGGAGCGCAAAACTACACCAACTATCACACACAAAAGAAGCAATAGCGAAAGTAGGGCTTCAGCCTCAGACAACAAAGCCATGGGTAGACCTCAGTATCCTGTAAGCCCAAAAAgtccaaaaaaacaaatggaGGTTGCTGGAAATCTGCAGAAAGTTTCTCAGGAACTGAGTATGAAGAGCAAAAGACAGCCATCAGTCTGGAAAGGGCACAGTGGGCAGGTTGCTGAAGCAGAGGGTCACAAAGATTCACCTGTAGGCACGAGAAATGCACTTGACAAGCGAGTCGTTACTGCTAATAAACGAGACTTCCGGCTTTCAggaaagagagaacaaaaagAAGTGCAGCAGACAGAGGTTGGGAGCAGTGGTGCAGTGCCTGGGGTTAAAAGAATGGTCAGTGATGATAATGGCATTAAAGGGGCCAGGGCAGATAGAAAGCTAAAAAAATGCCCACTTATCCAAGTAAAACAATTACAATGA